The DNA window GTTATTGAAGGAGTGCCGCCTAAGCCGGTGGCGGAGCCGCCGCTTCCGCTGCTGCAAACGGAAGTGCCAATGCCCAAACGACATCTGCCGCTGTCCGTAAGATTAGAATCATTCGTAAGAGTGCCTACCGCTACTTCACCTACTCCCAGAGCAAAATTCACTACTGTATTAGCAACTGAAACAGCGCCGCCGGCTTCAGCTGTTTTAAATGATAAGCCATAAAACATCACTATTAAAATCAAGAAAGAAACAAGAAATTTAATGGAAAATAATTTCATAATTTATATTTTAACAAAAACAAAAACAGTTAGCTATGAGCGCTTGTGAATAATTAAAAGGGCTCGTCTTATTATTCAACGAGCCCTTATTAATATTATTTTGGCGGTGGCGTAGTTTTTATTTCTTCTACCCTCGCCACCTTTTTCTCTTTGTCATATATTATTTTAATTTTTATTTTTTCACCACTTGCCAATCCTTCTATAGGATTGGCAAAAACTTCCCACAGTCCCAATGATGCAACATCCAATACCCCGTGTGTAAAAGCTCTTCCAACCTTATTTCCTTTGCCATAGCCTTGTGTAAAGGAAAAAATATCATATAATTCGTTGTTCTCTTCTCCGCTGAACACCGGATTTCCGAGTTCAGCCAAAACGGCATCCCTATGTGTCCCCACAGCCAGAATATTAAGATTTTTTTTCTCGGGCTGATTAAGAGCCCGAGACACCGAGCATGCCGACGAAAAAAATAAAACCAGCATAAATAGAATTCCCAAGGCCATTAAAATTATCACGCTTCCCGCGCCATTCATCTTAACGTTTTTCATCCTTCTCCTCCTTTTTTATTAACTTTCCTTGATCGGAAAGTTAAATTATCAAAAAACACCTAAATTTATTTGTTCTAATTATACTCTCATTATCTTTATTTGTCAATACATTCCGTAGCGAGTTAAGGTAGCTAAAATAAAGGAAATTTGGTAGATTCTAATTATGAAAATACTACCAAAAATTAAAATCAAAAAAAATTTGAAAGCGGAAATAAATATATTTCAAAAATTTCTACATCACCCTTATTATCTTCAAAATCGAAATTCTATTTTCCGGGCATTTCCGGAACTCGAAATACAATTAAAAAAATCAAAAAATGAAAAAAAGATAATTGAAAAATTTATCGCTCATTTTCATAAAATAAATAAAAAGGCAATTGATCAAATTATTAAAAAAAGCAATATCATTATTAATAAAAATGGAAGTAAGGCTCTTACGATGTTATCCAATCTAATGGATTATAAATGGTCTCATCCAATAATATACAAAGCTGTCCCCACGATTCTCCCTTTTTCACCTTTCGGCGATAAAATATTTTATTTTTCAATCCTTGGACAAATTAGAAATAAAGATAAAAAAGACGCATTATTTATCGCTATTCATGAAATATCTCATTTTATTTTTTACGATATTTTAAAAGAAATAGAACAAGAAATAAAAAAATCTGCGCCAGACGATCTCAAGAATTATTTAAAAGAAACTCTAACTGCCGCGCTTCTCAATCGCAAACCGCTATCCGATATTTTAAATTTATATAATTATAAAGGCAATCCAGAAGTTCGCGATCTTAGAATTCAAAAATCTAACGGCGTAATAGTTTCCTTTACTAAATTTATTAATGAATATTACCAAACTATAAAAGTAAAAAATAAAAAAACCTTTAAAGTTTTTTTACAAGAGATATTAAATATCCTTTTGCCAATCAGTGAAGAATTTTCAAAAAAACGCGCTATTTGGAATCGTTACGGAATTCAATTATACAAGAAACCATTTGCACTTAATTTATATCAAAAACCAATTCAAATAAAAAAGGGATAGAAAAATTTCTCTATCCCTTAAAATGTTCTCAAAAAAAACTATTCATTACAATTACAGCTGTCGCATTCTTCGCAGTTGATATCGCAGTCATAACAATCTGGACAGTAGTTTTCTTCTGAGACATTCCCGAGATTAGCAATTAAAACATTTGTGTCAAGAATTGTTTCAAATCCCAACTTCTTGTCCTTGTCCATAATCTTCGCCTCCTTTCATAATAATTTGGTTATTGTAAAGACGTTTTAAAAACCACTCCAAATCTCCTTCAAACTTACCATTAAAATCGCTAATTTGATAAAGTTGATTTTTGCGTAAACTCTGAAGGAATTTGACGGCAATAGCATTTAAATAACATCGGAAACGTTGTCCGACAAATACCGCTGCTCCGAAATTTTCATTTCGCCATCTTGCTTTTGGATTTAATTGAAACATAAGTGGCAAAGAAGATGGTTTTTCTTGTTCAATCCTTGCTAATTCTGAAGCGGCATACTTAGCATCATGCGGCACGGCATAAGGATCTGCTGTTGTGAGAGAATTGTTGCGCATTTTTGCTTCCATGCGACAGCCGCCGCCGCACCAAGTCAAAATTTTACAAGAACAACATTCTGAAGGCAATAAACTGCCATTTCGCCATTCTTGCATGCGACCCCAGACAATATCAATATTTTCGTTAAAAATATTACCGTAAATAACATCCAAATGAGAGCAAGGACGAACATCGCCGTTTGAAGCAATTGTAAGAGTGGTTACTCCCGCCGAACAACGACGACCAATAAAGGACTTGTAATGCCTAACCTCCTTTATTGCGCAAAGCGGATAACTTTCAAGAATTCCGACCGATATTTTTTCTTGTTTACCGACAGCGTGTAATTCCGCAAGATAATCCCTGAAATCTTGCAAACTTAATGACATCTCGCTAAAATCGCTGCAATTACCAGGACAGCCGGCGCGCGTAGAACTGAAATGTTTGATTCCCAACGACTTTACAAACAAAGCGGTTTCTCTCAGAAGATGTTTGTTTTTCTGAGAAATAACCATATTCACCATTACAGAAACTCTCGCTTTTTGTAAAAGCCGTATACCTCTGACAGTTTTTTCAAACGCTCCGTTCAATTGAGCTATTTCATCATGACTTTTAGCTGTTGGCGCCATGAGAGATGTTAGCACATTGGCAACGCCTAATTCTTTAAAGCGCTCTGCGTCTTTGGAGACTAATGGGATTAGATTAGAATTAATTCCAACCGTAATATTTGCGGCCTTAGTTTTTTCTATTGCCCGAAACAAAACGCGCTTGTTGAGAAGTGGCTCTCCGCCTGTAAAAACCACATGAAATATCTTGGCATTAATCAATTTATCTATCACTTGGTCAGCTACCTTAGCCGACATATTTTGAGAGTCAATTAAACTATCATCTTCACGCCAAAAATTATAGCAATGCATGCAACGATTTGTGCATTGCGCTGAAATTTCCACCTGTACAACAAGCGGCCCACTTAATGTCTTATACATCTTAATTCCTCCTTTCTTTCAAATTTTCCATATAAACGGCTCTGCCGTTGTTTTTCAAGGTTCTTTTGACTAAACCTAATTTTAGCTAAATGCTGATTTTAATATAGTAAACCAAATCAATTTGTCAAGGATTTATCATGATTCAATATCAGTTTAATATAACGCATAATTTAAATTCAAATTAACGGTTTTTGCAACCATTTTTTAATAAATTCAATATCTGATTTCTCCCGTGAATAATCCGTAGTTTTTATTTCGGCTTTCAAAATCAATCAAATTGGTTTTTCCGTCCGGTTTTACAATGCCGGCGAAATCTTTTATTCCGGCAAAAACAATCGGCGTTTTCAGCCAGACTGCTTCAATTTTTTTAAGATTGCCGGTTAAATAGAGCAAGTGCTTTAATCCGAGATCAACCCAGCGATAGCTGGTTTGGCTAATAAAGAATTTTACTCCCATTTTTTTATATTTTTTCAGATCAGCCGGATAATGGGTTTCCAGACAAATCAATGAAGCAAAATCAACGGAAGCGGATTGGCCGCGGATCGTTAAAAGATTTTTTTCGCCGCGGATGTAAGGATTATCCGGATTAAAAATAACATAATTGCTGATTTCCGGATTGTTTTTTTTAAGCCAATTAAGGTAAAACGGCCGCCAATTTTTAAACGGCCAATATTCACCCATAAAAGTCAGGCGGCTTTTATGATGAACGCCGATAATTTCGCCCTGATTGTCAATCAGCAAAGAAGAATTGTATCTTTTTCCCTCCTGTTTGGTATCAAGAACGGCCACTAATTTCAGATTTAATTCCTTCGCCAGATTTTGAAAAAAATCAGCCTTGGCCGAATTTTTTAAAATACCTTCCGGCAAAATTAAAAGATCGATTTTTTCCCCGTTTGCCAAATCATTTTCCAAACCGCCGAATGATTGCCGGTCAAATTCTTCATTAGCCGAAACAACGGCGATTTTCAGCGAATTTTCAAGATCAGCGTAATTTCGCGCGTTTTTCCGCAGCTCAAATTGAGAAATACGCCAGCCGCCGGATAGCAAAATAATAATAACGGCAACAACGGCGGCAAAATTGTTTTTTTTAATGTTTAAAACAAAAATCGCGGCAATCAAAGCATTGATCAAGGCCGCAAAAAAAGTCAGCCCGATTAATCCGCCGCCGGCTAAGCCGAGAAAAGGCGACGAGCCGAGAGAATTGCCGGCCGTTGTTATGTAATTTGGCAGCAGCGAATAGCGCGCTTGAAAATGGTCAAAAAAAGTCCAGACAAAAGGCAGAAAAAATAATAAAAGAAATGAAAACAAATTTTCGCCTGCGGGCTCGCCAAAAAATATAATCAATTTCGGAAAGCCGCGTTTCAAAAGAAAAACAAAAACCGGCAGGCTTAGAAAAATCAGAATTGACAATCCCCAGACCATCGGTTCCAAAGTGTAATAAACCGTTCCGGACGAAATAATCAGCCGAAAAATAATAACGCCGATAATCAGCCGCCAAAAATTATTTTCCCGGATAAAAAAAATAAAAAGCGGCGCCAGAAAAATAAAACTGAACAGCCAGAAATAATCAAACGGCAGGAACGCTAAAATTCCCAAAACCGCCGCCAGAACCGGAAAAATCATAAATGTTTTCTTTCTCTAAAATGCGTTTTGGTAAAAAGAAGCGAAAAAATAAAAACAAAAACTCCGAGTAAAACAATGGTCGGACCGGGCAGAAATCCATAATACCGGGCAAACCCGGCGCCGCCGGCGGCAATGGCCGCGCCAAACGCACTTGATAAAACAATGTATGTTTTCATGGTCTGCCCGATATTTTTGGCAATCAAAGGAGGAATAATCGTCAAAGCGCCCATCAGCAATGTCCCGACCAGCTTAATGCCGAGCGAAACAATAAAAGCGAAAATAATCAAAAACAGCAAATGATATTGGTTGCCAATTTCATTGACCGAGGCAAGTTCTTCCGAAACGGCGATGAAGATGAAGCGCCGCGCTAAAAAATAAGAAAGAAAAGCCAAGACACCCGCGAAACCCAGAAATAAAATAAGCGTCAAAGAAGACAATAAAGGAAACTCTCCAAAAAGCGATTCAATAATCTCGGTATCGGGAATCATTAAAATTCCTGTTGCTAAACTTGCGACAAAAAGAATTCCCACTAAGCCTTCGGCGGGTAAAGCCGTCTTTCCTTCCAGCCACCAGACAATAAACGCGCCAATCAAAAGAAACGACATCACGCCCCACCAGGGATCAATATTATATAAAAGAGCCAAGGCAATTCCGGGAAGCGCAACATGGGAAAAAGCGTCTCCCACGAGCGCCATCCGTTTAATAATTATAAACGCGCCGATGCCGCCGGAAGCAAAGCCGACGATCAAAGCGATAAGCAAAGATTGAAAAAATTGGGGTTCCATAAATTAGTGAACGGCTTTTTCGTGAAGATAAAACGCGCCTTCGCCGTAAAGCTTGGCGAGCTCCTCGGGATGCAGCACTTCGCGGGGCAAACCATGGCAAATCATTTTTTGATTAAGGCAAAGCACTTGTTGCGCGTAACGATAAACGACGTTAAGATCGTGAGAAATCAAAAGAACGGTCACGCCAAGTTCATCCTGAATCTGATGAATAAGCGTATAAATTGTTTCTTCAAATCCGAGATCAATCCCCGCCGCCGGCTCATCAAGCAACAAAACATCGGGATGGTCAATCATCGCCCAAGCGATTAAAATTCGCTGAAATTCCCCGCCGGAAAGTTCGCCTAAGCTTTCGCGCAAAATTTGATCAGGCAATTTGACCAGTTTGAGTTTGTGCGCGATTTGCGCGAGAAATTTTTTCGGCGGAAACCAAAAATTCGCCGCTTTCAAAAGAAAAAATTCTTTAACCGACAAAGGAAGATGTTTTTCAATGTTAAACCGCTGCGGCGCGTAACCAATCTTAATCCCCTGCTTCCATTTAATTTCTCCGGTTGAAGGCAAAAGACCTAAAAGCGCGCGGAAAAGTATGGTCTTTCCCGCTCCGTTCGGGCCGATCACCGCAAGAATTTTACCCGGTCCGACGGAAAAAGATATGTTGCTAAGAATGGTTTTGCGGTCAAGAACAACCGAAAGATTTTTTACTTCCAAAAGAATTTCTTTGTTTTTTATCAAATCAGTTTCCATATTTTTATTTTCATATTATACAACTTTTAAAATAAATAAGGAAAAATCAAATGCCGCGAAGTTCCCGCGCTTAAATTG is part of the Candidatus Niyogibacteria bacterium genome and encodes:
- a CDS encoding radical SAM protein, whose product is MYKTLSGPLVVQVEISAQCTNRCMHCYNFWREDDSLIDSQNMSAKVADQVIDKLINAKIFHVVFTGGEPLLNKRVLFRAIEKTKAANITVGINSNLIPLVSKDAERFKELGVANVLTSLMAPTAKSHDEIAQLNGAFEKTVRGIRLLQKARVSVMVNMVISQKNKHLLRETALFVKSLGIKHFSSTRAGCPGNCSDFSEMSLSLQDFRDYLAELHAVGKQEKISVGILESYPLCAIKEVRHYKSFIGRRCSAGVTTLTIASNGDVRPCSHLDVIYGNIFNENIDIVWGRMQEWRNGSLLPSECCSCKILTWCGGGCRMEAKMRNNSLTTADPYAVPHDAKYAASELARIEQEKPSSLPLMFQLNPKARWRNENFGAAVFVGQRFRCYLNAIAVKFLQSLRKNQLYQISDFNGKFEGDLEWFLKRLYNNQIIMKGGEDYGQGQEVGI
- a CDS encoding metal ABC transporter permease, producing MEPQFFQSLLIALIVGFASGGIGAFIIIKRMALVGDAFSHVALPGIALALLYNIDPWWGVMSFLLIGAFIVWWLEGKTALPAEGLVGILFVASLATGILMIPDTEIIESLFGEFPLLSSLTLILFLGFAGVLAFLSYFLARRFIFIAVSEELASVNEIGNQYHLLFLIIFAFIVSLGIKLVGTLLMGALTIIPPLIAKNIGQTMKTYIVLSSAFGAAIAAGGAGFARYYGFLPGPTIVLLGVFVFIFSLLFTKTHFRERKHL
- a CDS encoding metal ABC transporter ATP-binding protein — protein: METDLIKNKEILLEVKNLSVVLDRKTILSNISFSVGPGKILAVIGPNGAGKTILFRALLGLLPSTGEIKWKQGIKIGYAPQRFNIEKHLPLSVKEFFLLKAANFWFPPKKFLAQIAHKLKLVKLPDQILRESLGELSGGEFQRILIAWAMIDHPDVLLLDEPAAGIDLGFEETIYTLIHQIQDELGVTVLLISHDLNVVYRYAQQVLCLNQKMICHGLPREVLHPEELAKLYGEGAFYLHEKAVH